In a single window of the Natator depressus isolate rNatDep1 chromosome 24, rNatDep2.hap1, whole genome shotgun sequence genome:
- the LOC141977205 gene encoding trypsin-like: MEQLGIALLLVTAVSGQNDRIIGGAPCQPHSVPWQAALFVGSQLNCGGTLIARNWVVSAAHCHVNCPISVRLGEHNIRHLDWTEQLRVSEKTILHPQYNPTSKDNDIMLIKLLTPAIFNKNVQPLELPTSCPSTGEKCVVSGWGTTKSPQLYFPPVLHCGNISIISQQKCRSIYPRYYTENMLCAGVLEGGIDSCQGDSGGPLVCNGKFQGIVSWGSQTCALSNKPGVYITVCKYVNWIQETMNNN, from the exons ATGGAGCAGTTGGGCATCGCATTGCTGTTGGTGACTgcag TGAGTGGCCAGAATGACCGGATCATCGGCGGCGCCCCCTGCCAGCCTCACTCCGTACCCTGGCAGGCCGCCCTCTTTGTGGGCTCCCAGCTCAACTGTGGAGGGACCTTGATTGCCAGAAACTGGGTGGTGTCTGCAGCCCACTGCCACGTCAATTG CCCCATCAGCGTGCGCCTGGGAGAGCACAACATCAGGCATCTGGATTGGACAGAGCAGCTGAGAGTCTCAGAGAAAACGATCCTCCACCCCCAGTATAACCCCACCAGCAAGGACAATGACATCATGCTCATCAAACTGCTCACCCCGGCGATCTTCAACAAAAACGTCCAGCCCCTGGAGCTACCTACCAGTTGCCCCTCCACCGGGGAGAAATGTGTGGTATCCGGATGGGGAACAACAAAAAGCCCTCAAT TGTACTTTCCACCTGTTCTCCATTGTGGCAACATCTCCATTATCTCCCAGCAAAAGTGCCGCAGTATCTACCCTCGCTACTACACCGAGAACATGCTTTGTGCTGGGGTGCTGGAAGGGGGAATAGACTCGTGCCAG GGAGATTCCGGGGGACCCCTAGTCTGCAATGGGAAATTCCAGGGTATTGTGTCTTGGGGGAGCCAGACATGCGCACTGTCCAACAAACCAGGTGTCTACATCACCGTCTGTAAATACGTCAACTGGATCCAGGAGACCATGAACAACAACTGA